One part of the Mariniblastus fucicola genome encodes these proteins:
- a CDS encoding DUF4416 family protein, with the protein MGEIREFRPVLRVMAVSSRHDEAFDWTIEKAVQHWGPLEIASPPFDFSETGYYQKTMGEGLKKQLLAFTDLIPQDEVVESKLDSNQWEEEFKSLRFWDEPRPINLDPGYITEAKLVLATTKDRDHRIYLRKGIFAEVTLFYQDLRWQSSRWTYPDYERDDFHVFFDQCRDWLRDRYAEMASEQDD; encoded by the coding sequence ATGGGCGAAATCCGCGAATTTCGCCCCGTGCTTCGCGTGATGGCGGTTTCCAGTCGCCACGACGAAGCGTTTGATTGGACGATCGAAAAAGCAGTCCAACACTGGGGCCCGCTGGAAATCGCCAGCCCTCCCTTCGATTTTTCGGAAACCGGCTATTACCAGAAAACAATGGGCGAGGGGCTGAAAAAGCAACTGCTCGCGTTCACGGACTTGATTCCTCAAGACGAAGTGGTCGAATCAAAACTGGATTCGAATCAATGGGAAGAGGAATTCAAATCGCTTCGTTTCTGGGATGAGCCACGTCCGATCAATCTCGATCCGGGCTATATCACCGAAGCCAAACTGGTCCTCGCGACGACCAAGGATCGCGACCATCGGATCTACCTTCGCAAAGGCATTTTTGCAGAGGTGACTTTGTTTTATCAGGACCTTCGCTGGCAAAGCAGTCGTTGGACGTATCCGGATTACGAGCGGGATGACTTCCACGTGTTCTTCGATCAGTGTCGCGACTGGTTGCGGGATCGCTATGCAGAGATGGCCAGCGAACAGGATGACTGA
- a CDS encoding ribonuclease E domain-containing protein produces the protein MNDSKLKVVLHRLGDPSPITIRDDKCLIRTVYNDQKIDCCAIYNGPNGTALRSCVDSILVNGEPTAAKWLNAGDQIELPCASRIEVKEANLLRPVMPIRSRSAAEIDQQLAALGREPDSQVSQNTEATAAEAIPVSADESLPGPISTGISDNDISKTSAMVQPEIAQTETATPVPTLPSQPASVLAPPVSTPGPQSESEEVPVAASSAVEDNSQTSELESIFARLGVTSVGSIACPNVESNSDSIEMTPVETVPTQPVQISEPLVESNTVENVPVSTAAEPDPVLESHASVMDEAANLRKELESIFATTPSTDSAEPATAAVPVVPTEPVQTPANMETATPPISASAEAAANVSPAAENSSAVEVAPAILAAVETPQEVVEDSAASIAPTAPTESPVTSAADPLSDLPDDLRNQLNDLVSSLENESPAPTALTSGLVTPETVATQIEPVAAVPAVVPQIEPVEPPDTVAPVGRKETDSISNMFEDAMRAIQGKPEASAASEIQAAVPVEPADPVELAAPVAAETVAAPAAEKDDAPKSQSVADILGSMGMAVPGSEEAETTHAVPVFAPKPEPTPAAPQNVPATPVFANMQNAAAGKSQTAVEPTAATTGGNAEDDIQAYMNRLLNRAKPEPEPAIQTGTETEATPEPVVEAPVVPGVLSAEEFVPTHKASRPENYDTLREIANSSSRSAIRQSTRKAQKESILIKVIACLVSLIFAGIAFTFGLMIPAGVFLFVAVMCIILCFLRKDALPKTVAKTIPVAETPQVNA, from the coding sequence ATGAACGATTCAAAACTCAAAGTTGTTCTGCATCGATTGGGCGATCCATCACCGATTACGATCCGTGATGACAAGTGCCTGATTCGAACAGTCTACAACGACCAAAAGATCGATTGCTGCGCGATCTACAACGGTCCCAACGGCACAGCTCTTCGAAGCTGCGTGGACAGCATCCTCGTCAACGGCGAGCCAACCGCAGCGAAATGGCTAAACGCCGGAGATCAAATTGAGCTCCCGTGTGCATCGCGCATCGAGGTCAAAGAGGCGAATCTTCTCAGACCCGTTATGCCAATTCGCTCGCGATCGGCTGCGGAGATCGACCAGCAACTTGCCGCACTGGGCCGAGAGCCTGACAGCCAGGTTTCACAAAACACCGAGGCTACCGCGGCAGAAGCGATTCCCGTTTCGGCTGATGAAAGTTTGCCTGGTCCAATCTCCACTGGCATCAGCGACAACGACATCAGCAAGACCAGCGCGATGGTTCAACCTGAGATTGCTCAAACAGAAACCGCGACGCCAGTACCGACGTTGCCGAGCCAGCCTGCTTCAGTTCTGGCACCGCCCGTATCCACGCCGGGGCCGCAGTCGGAATCGGAGGAAGTTCCAGTCGCAGCTAGCTCAGCCGTTGAAGACAATTCTCAAACTAGCGAACTCGAATCCATCTTCGCACGGCTTGGCGTGACAAGTGTCGGAAGCATCGCTTGTCCTAATGTTGAATCCAACTCGGACTCGATTGAGATGACTCCGGTTGAAACTGTCCCGACGCAGCCAGTCCAAATCAGCGAACCACTGGTCGAATCGAATACCGTGGAAAACGTTCCAGTGAGCACTGCTGCGGAGCCAGACCCGGTCCTGGAATCGCACGCCAGCGTGATGGATGAGGCCGCGAACCTGCGAAAAGAACTTGAGTCCATCTTCGCGACAACGCCGTCGACCGACTCAGCGGAGCCAGCAACTGCGGCGGTACCAGTGGTACCAACGGAGCCAGTGCAAACGCCTGCCAACATGGAAACGGCAACGCCACCAATCTCTGCTTCGGCTGAAGCTGCTGCCAACGTTTCACCCGCTGCTGAGAACTCGTCCGCGGTAGAAGTTGCTCCAGCCATCCTCGCGGCTGTCGAAACTCCGCAAGAGGTCGTGGAAGATTCTGCAGCATCGATTGCTCCCACGGCTCCAACAGAATCTCCGGTCACAAGTGCTGCGGATCCACTTTCGGACTTGCCGGACGATTTGCGAAATCAGTTGAACGACCTTGTATCGTCGCTGGAAAACGAAAGCCCGGCACCCACTGCGCTCACATCGGGCCTGGTCACGCCCGAAACTGTCGCGACGCAGATTGAACCTGTTGCAGCAGTACCAGCTGTCGTGCCACAGATTGAACCAGTTGAACCGCCGGATACCGTCGCTCCAGTCGGGCGAAAGGAAACCGACTCGATCTCGAACATGTTCGAAGATGCGATGCGAGCGATTCAGGGTAAGCCTGAGGCGTCCGCCGCTTCGGAAATTCAAGCTGCCGTTCCCGTTGAGCCAGCCGATCCTGTCGAGCTTGCCGCGCCGGTTGCTGCCGAGACCGTCGCTGCTCCGGCTGCTGAAAAAGATGACGCGCCAAAGTCACAAAGCGTTGCCGACATTCTTGGGTCGATGGGCATGGCCGTTCCCGGTTCTGAAGAAGCGGAGACAACGCACGCCGTTCCGGTTTTCGCGCCGAAACCAGAACCGACTCCAGCAGCACCGCAAAACGTTCCTGCGACCCCAGTGTTCGCAAACATGCAAAATGCTGCGGCGGGAAAGAGCCAAACTGCTGTCGAACCGACGGCGGCGACGACTGGTGGCAATGCAGAAGATGATATTCAGGCATACATGAACCGTCTGTTGAATCGAGCCAAACCCGAACCTGAGCCAGCAATCCAGACGGGAACTGAGACAGAAGCAACTCCCGAACCGGTTGTCGAAGCACCGGTTGTTCCAGGCGTACTTTCCGCTGAAGAGTTCGTGCCAACGCACAAGGCTTCGCGTCCAGAGAACTACGACACGCTTCGGGAAATCGCTAACTCGAGTAGCCGATCGGCCATTCGCCAAAGCACTCGTAAAGCTCAAAAAGAGAGCATTCTGATCAAAGTGATCGCTTGTCTGGTTTCCCTGATCTTTGCCGGAATCGCATTTACGTTTGGCTTGATGATTCCTGCCGGAGTATTCCTGTTCGTGGCCGTGATGTGCATCATTCTGTGCTTCCTGCGAAAAGACGCATTGCCGAAAACCGTCGCCAAAACAATTCCGGTTGCTGAAACTCCTCAGGTAAACGCCTGA
- a CDS encoding TraR/DksA family transcriptional regulator, with protein sequence MKRKEFIETVRRQLIQRRAELLDDVSGDESLLNSLHISSEPGDSADHATDNVAGEISAQLADVEFREIANIDNALCRISDQTYGICEGCRKNIPLNRLRAILHASFCIGCKRLAEEHDIESGSDTDWSAILGTDGSFSGPDASVS encoded by the coding sequence GTGAAAAGAAAAGAGTTCATCGAAACCGTCAGGCGTCAGCTCATCCAGCGTCGCGCCGAACTGCTCGACGACGTTTCGGGTGATGAGAGCCTGCTGAATTCGCTCCACATTAGTTCCGAGCCCGGCGATTCAGCTGACCATGCAACAGACAATGTGGCGGGAGAAATTTCGGCTCAACTGGCCGACGTCGAATTTCGCGAGATTGCGAACATCGACAATGCACTTTGCCGTATCAGCGACCAAACCTACGGAATTTGCGAGGGATGTCGCAAGAACATCCCACTGAATCGGCTGCGGGCAATTCTTCACGCGAGCTTTTGCATTGGCTGCAAGCGACTTGCTGAAGAGCACGATATCGAGAGCGGATCAGACACTGATTGGTCCGCAATTCTCGGAACAGATGGTTCCTTTTCAGGCCCAGACGCGAGCGTTTCCTGA
- a CDS encoding S1C family serine protease produces the protein MRDPQIAIHSQNVDLLNRKQTIVPKFLLCLAAAMGSTFAGFNMADAQTPTQATLTSRTEPVPSRESMYKDLESQAASLEKHYRHVKRIVRTVQPTVAHIEAKKRQSANSSGKSSGSDQRVVVIEEAGAGVVIQYRGRTYVITNYHVIESSGISDIRIESDGIVYYPTRAMHDRATDLSVLEVDKRGLTPAKLGDSRQTEIGDFVVAVGSPFGLSHSVSYGIVSALHRHDLELGPQGVKYQDFMQTDAAINPGNSGGPLMNIRGEVVGINTAIASNSGGNDGIGFSIPINMVMRIVSDLIDFGEVKRGFLGVSLDARYGAERAKQLGLDRSYGALITSITPNSPAAVSNLQVGDVVLEYNNRRIHNDSHLVTRVSLSTIGEEVPLRVFRRGNFQTITVKITDRSQFKR, from the coding sequence ATGCGTGACCCACAAATCGCAATCCATTCACAGAATGTTGATCTCTTGAATCGAAAGCAAACCATCGTTCCAAAGTTTCTCCTTTGCCTCGCGGCAGCGATGGGTTCGACTTTTGCCGGCTTCAACATGGCCGACGCGCAAACGCCAACACAAGCCACGCTGACTTCAAGAACAGAACCTGTGCCATCGCGAGAGTCGATGTACAAGGACCTCGAATCGCAAGCGGCCTCTCTGGAGAAACATTACCGACACGTTAAGCGAATCGTTCGTACGGTCCAGCCAACGGTCGCTCATATTGAAGCCAAAAAACGACAGTCTGCGAATTCGTCCGGCAAAAGTTCCGGCTCAGATCAACGCGTTGTTGTAATCGAAGAAGCCGGCGCTGGAGTCGTCATTCAGTACCGCGGTCGCACGTATGTGATTACAAACTATCACGTCATTGAGTCCTCTGGCATTAGCGACATTCGAATCGAATCGGACGGCATCGTTTACTATCCGACGCGAGCAATGCACGACCGGGCAACCGACCTGTCGGTCCTCGAAGTCGACAAACGCGGTCTCACGCCGGCCAAGCTTGGTGACAGTCGGCAGACCGAAATTGGTGACTTTGTGGTTGCCGTCGGCAGCCCCTTTGGTCTGAGTCATTCTGTCAGTTACGGAATCGTCAGTGCTCTTCATCGGCACGACCTGGAGCTTGGCCCGCAAGGCGTGAAGTATCAGGACTTTATGCAAACCGACGCGGCTATTAACCCTGGCAACAGCGGCGGACCGTTGATGAACATTCGCGGCGAAGTCGTTGGGATCAACACTGCAATCGCAAGCAACAGCGGCGGCAACGATGGAATTGGTTTTTCGATTCCGATCAATATGGTAATGCGAATCGTCAGTGACTTGATCGATTTCGGTGAAGTCAAACGTGGCTTTCTGGGCGTTTCTCTCGATGCACGCTACGGTGCCGAACGGGCCAAGCAACTTGGTCTTGATCGCAGCTACGGCGCTTTGATCACCAGCATCACCCCCAACTCACCTGCCGCGGTTTCCAACCTGCAAGTTGGCGACGTGGTTCTGGAATACAACAACCGCCGAATCCACAACGATTCTCACCTGGTGACTCGTGTGAGCCTGAGCACGATTGGCGAAGAAGTTCCATTGCGAGTTTTCCGCCGTGGAAACTTTCAAACGATCACGGTGAAGATCACCGATCGCAGCCAATTCAAACGCTAA
- the cysK gene encoding cysteine synthase A: MAKIYDEITDCIGKTPLVRLRRVTEGCVANVIAKVENMNPLWSVKDRIGRAMIDAAERDGLIKEDTIIIEPTSGNTGIALAYVCAARGYKLQVTMPDSMSVERRRLLSALGAEVILTPGAEGMPGAIRKATELSEQDGYFMPQQFNNPANPEIHRQTTALEIWEDCGGEIDLFVAGVGTGGTITGCSEVLKEKNPNLKSIAVEPITSPVISQRISGDPLMPGKHTIQGIGAGFIPGILNVDIIDEVFQVKDDDAVQMARNLSTKEGLFCGISCGAAAHAAIEIAKRPENEGKTIVVILPDLGERYLSTSLYPSA, encoded by the coding sequence ATGGCCAAAATCTACGACGAAATCACTGACTGCATCGGCAAAACTCCCTTGGTTCGATTGCGACGAGTCACCGAAGGATGTGTGGCGAACGTGATTGCCAAAGTTGAAAACATGAACCCGCTGTGGAGCGTGAAGGACCGTATCGGCCGCGCGATGATCGACGCAGCGGAACGCGACGGGTTGATCAAGGAAGACACGATCATCATCGAACCCACCAGCGGCAACACGGGGATCGCGCTGGCTTACGTCTGCGCCGCGCGGGGCTATAAACTGCAAGTCACGATGCCGGATAGCATGTCGGTCGAGCGTCGTCGATTGCTGTCGGCGCTTGGCGCCGAAGTCATTCTCACACCCGGCGCCGAAGGCATGCCTGGAGCGATTCGCAAGGCGACTGAGCTTTCGGAGCAGGACGGCTATTTCATGCCGCAACAGTTTAACAATCCGGCTAACCCCGAAATCCATCGCCAAACCACGGCTCTCGAAATCTGGGAGGACTGCGGCGGCGAAATTGATCTTTTTGTTGCCGGCGTCGGAACCGGCGGAACGATCACGGGCTGCAGCGAAGTCCTCAAGGAAAAGAATCCGAATCTGAAATCGATCGCCGTCGAACCGATCACCAGCCCGGTGATCTCGCAGCGCATATCGGGCGATCCGCTGATGCCTGGCAAGCACACAATCCAGGGAATTGGCGCTGGCTTCATTCCCGGAATTTTGAACGTGGACATCATCGATGAAGTTTTCCAGGTCAAAGACGACGACGCAGTTCAGATGGCTCGAAATCTTTCCACCAAAGAAGGTCTGTTCTGCGGCATCAGCTGCGGCGCCGCTGCCCACGCCGCGATCGAAATCGCCAAGCGCCCAGAGAACGAAGGCAAGACGATCGTTGTGATTCTGCCCGACCTTGGAGAGCGCTACCTTTCAACGAGCCTGTATCCGTCGGCTTAG
- a CDS encoding AAA domain-containing protein gives MTMPTPNSESEDSSCRLASFDEALGLPPAPSELIEQAARAVRQEYRDCSKWKRMTCEKVSVVVESERGIIHVVHVDGAVDFDWTWEGATAFRPKSEAGLVNVVDYSDPELIHETALWSGEILEVDEQNGCLFISLDNPEVTPVPGEFSVRPFEFLATLNTIYNDEVFAEVRNEELDRRLNASCGGIHPVVRRQSKFSLPELENWWQYSWSVLWGPPGTGKTYTTGRQVAAAIEDPAERILVVSTTNQATDAVAISIGNAIRQHDSAASAIEEGLVQRVGKGAAWQAYRKAKLADMLRGTESALLAEMDKLGKKLASAESTQDRAMMRMHLQQLRDDCSDCSKKAFLDPDVSVVVATAFKAVSLIKDEFIAAMVNESRAPFTTIIIDEAGLISRSAVAALSLLASDRVVLVGDSKQLAPISRIARVLPSRQAKWLSSSGVTHLEDVDTDVSGVHLLSQQYRMHQEIGDIVSSYQYGGRLTTSQSVRERKTEIPGSIIAFARALWCVLDEEEVGIDQIRASRGPANKSWIRAATPAVLQKLFEEDEFKSSHGLFITPFKAQADSVAALFAKWKATSWQASTVHSQQGAESDIVIFDTVNAGNVTWPVHEWQRLVNVALSRAREAVIVLASRSEMDEPHLRTLKHLLKPAILKRSESGFAWQDIQDLADTLSQPMVREARSDYALDPSSKKTTRTHSMPRIKKEGRDSEAENWTPKHRLGDQFASRRTMHPVLSREQQRLSGLDLDGKPRLVRGVAGSGKSVVMANWVARISEGIGNALDEGYRIWTVYSNRSLHKLLQDSILAAWEERQQGGLFAAKPFPWRNVSLMHVKDVLESILPEVGLSAHDFGFEYDLAAETFLQRNGGQGIEERCNALFIDEAQDMGPSMLRLLLSLVQQTSVADPNSRSANIFYDNAQNIYGAGTPKWSDYGIDMRGRSTIMRESFRSTKPIIEFAVNVLDHLSETEEHHELVDLGLLKEVIRGGNSWLQVGFNQVSGPRPHFQACPDIDSQLKVLGDHLVHLLTAEAVSPNDICILYNGKHVVEAVMNALTPRLAAFDVELSHQVGQSFQRRSNTVLITTPNSFKGYEAEVVLIPCADQFVGAGYRVLAKSLYVAMTRARSILAIYSMDPNSRSSGKPTFSFGRTHRQVAEVLQECAALVEL, from the coding sequence ATGACAATGCCAACCCCGAATTCTGAGAGCGAAGATTCTTCGTGTCGCCTTGCGAGCTTTGATGAAGCTTTGGGTTTGCCGCCGGCGCCGTCCGAGTTGATTGAGCAGGCTGCCAGAGCCGTCCGGCAGGAGTATCGCGACTGCTCCAAATGGAAACGAATGACTTGTGAGAAAGTCAGCGTCGTTGTTGAAAGCGAGCGCGGGATTATTCACGTGGTGCATGTCGATGGAGCGGTCGATTTTGACTGGACGTGGGAAGGCGCGACAGCCTTTCGTCCCAAATCGGAAGCCGGACTGGTGAACGTCGTAGATTATTCGGATCCAGAGCTGATCCACGAAACGGCACTCTGGTCGGGGGAAATTCTGGAAGTCGATGAGCAAAACGGTTGCCTCTTTATCAGTCTGGACAATCCGGAAGTGACACCGGTCCCTGGAGAGTTCTCAGTTCGACCCTTCGAATTTTTGGCAACGCTGAACACGATCTACAACGACGAAGTCTTTGCGGAAGTCCGCAACGAAGAACTGGATCGCCGATTGAACGCATCATGTGGTGGAATCCATCCAGTTGTTCGACGGCAATCGAAATTCAGTCTGCCTGAGTTGGAGAACTGGTGGCAGTATTCCTGGAGCGTTCTTTGGGGGCCACCGGGAACCGGAAAAACGTATACGACGGGTCGTCAAGTCGCGGCGGCGATCGAAGATCCGGCAGAGAGGATTCTGGTTGTTTCCACCACGAATCAGGCAACCGATGCTGTGGCGATTTCGATCGGCAACGCCATCCGGCAACATGATTCCGCTGCTTCCGCGATTGAAGAAGGGCTGGTTCAGCGAGTTGGCAAAGGGGCTGCGTGGCAAGCCTATCGCAAAGCAAAACTTGCCGACATGCTTCGCGGAACGGAATCGGCGTTGCTCGCCGAAATGGACAAACTTGGAAAGAAGTTGGCGTCTGCGGAATCTACTCAGGACCGTGCGATGATGCGGATGCATCTTCAGCAACTTCGCGATGACTGTTCGGACTGTAGCAAGAAAGCGTTTCTTGATCCTGACGTGAGCGTGGTTGTGGCAACCGCGTTCAAAGCGGTATCCTTGATCAAGGACGAATTTATTGCGGCGATGGTGAACGAATCACGTGCTCCATTTACGACGATCATCATCGACGAAGCCGGATTGATATCGCGATCGGCAGTGGCCGCGCTGTCCCTGCTGGCAAGCGATCGAGTTGTTCTTGTGGGTGACTCGAAACAATTGGCTCCCATCAGTCGGATCGCGCGAGTGTTGCCGTCGCGACAAGCCAAATGGCTTTCGAGTAGCGGCGTGACTCATTTGGAAGATGTCGATACCGATGTTTCCGGCGTGCATTTGCTTTCGCAGCAGTATCGGATGCATCAGGAAATAGGCGATATCGTTTCGAGCTATCAATACGGTGGCCGGTTGACGACTTCGCAATCAGTTCGTGAACGAAAAACAGAAATCCCGGGTTCAATTATCGCGTTTGCTCGCGCCCTTTGGTGCGTGTTGGACGAAGAGGAAGTCGGTATCGACCAGATCCGGGCATCCCGCGGCCCGGCAAACAAAAGTTGGATTCGAGCCGCAACGCCGGCCGTTCTGCAGAAGCTGTTTGAAGAGGATGAATTCAAGAGTTCGCACGGCCTGTTCATCACCCCATTCAAAGCTCAGGCGGACTCAGTTGCAGCACTGTTCGCGAAATGGAAGGCTACCAGTTGGCAGGCATCGACCGTCCATAGCCAACAAGGTGCCGAGTCGGACATTGTCATTTTCGACACCGTGAACGCAGGAAATGTGACTTGGCCAGTCCACGAGTGGCAACGATTGGTAAACGTGGCGCTAAGCCGTGCGCGTGAGGCAGTGATCGTGTTGGCGAGTCGCAGCGAAATGGATGAGCCACATCTTCGCACGCTGAAACATTTGCTCAAACCTGCGATTCTGAAACGCAGCGAGTCAGGTTTCGCTTGGCAGGACATACAGGATTTAGCCGATACGCTGTCGCAGCCAATGGTTCGCGAAGCGCGATCTGACTACGCCCTCGATCCGTCATCCAAAAAGACGACGCGAACGCATTCAATGCCGAGAATCAAAAAGGAAGGCCGTGATTCTGAGGCAGAGAACTGGACGCCGAAGCACCGCTTGGGCGATCAGTTCGCATCGCGTCGTACGATGCACCCAGTTTTGTCGCGCGAACAACAGCGATTGAGCGGGTTGGATCTCGATGGAAAGCCGCGTTTGGTTCGTGGAGTCGCTGGTAGTGGTAAATCGGTCGTAATGGCGAACTGGGTGGCTCGAATCTCAGAAGGAATCGGCAATGCGCTGGATGAAGGATATCGAATCTGGACCGTCTATTCCAACCGCTCGCTGCACAAACTTTTACAGGATTCGATTCTTGCCGCTTGGGAAGAACGTCAACAAGGTGGACTGTTTGCGGCGAAGCCATTCCCATGGCGAAATGTCAGTTTGATGCACGTCAAGGATGTGTTGGAGTCAATTCTGCCGGAGGTTGGATTGTCGGCGCATGATTTTGGATTCGAGTATGACCTGGCGGCCGAAACGTTTCTGCAACGCAATGGAGGTCAGGGAATTGAAGAACGATGCAATGCTCTTTTCATTGACGAAGCACAGGACATGGGGCCGTCAATGTTGCGGCTGTTGCTGTCCTTGGTGCAGCAAACCAGTGTCGCCGATCCGAATAGTCGCAGCGCGAACATTTTCTACGACAACGCCCAGAATATTTATGGGGCAGGGACGCCAAAGTGGTCCGATTACGGAATCGACATGCGAGGTCGTTCGACGATCATGCGGGAAAGTTTTCGTTCCACCAAACCGATCATTGAGTTCGCGGTTAATGTGTTGGATCACCTGAGCGAAACCGAGGAGCATCATGAACTGGTCGATCTGGGTTTGCTGAAAGAAGTAATCCGCGGCGGAAATTCGTGGTTGCAAGTCGGTTTCAATCAAGTCAGTGGACCACGGCCTCATTTTCAGGCGTGCCCTGATATTGACAGTCAGTTGAAAGTTCTCGGAGACCACCTTGTCCATCTATTAACTGCCGAAGCCGTGTCGCCGAACGATATTTGTATTCTCTACAATGGCAAACACGTCGTTGAAGCTGTCATGAATGCTCTAACGCCGCGACTGGCCGCATTCGATGTTGAGCTTTCACACCAGGTTGGGCAGTCCTTTCAGCGTCGCTCCAACACCGTCCTGATCACCACCCCGAATTCATTCAAGGGTTACGAAGCCGAAGTGGTTTTGATTCCTTGTGCCGATCAGTTCGTCGGGGCCGGATACCGGGTGCTTGCCAAAAGTCTCTACGTTGCGATGACTCGTGCGAGATCCATTTTGGCGATTTACTCGATGGACCCGAACTCACGAAGTTCGGGTAAGCCAACGTTTTCGTTTGGCCGCACTCACCGGCAAGTTGCTGAAGTTCTTCAGGAGTGCGCAGCATTGGTAGAGCTTTGA
- the cmoB gene encoding tRNA 5-methoxyuridine(34)/uridine 5-oxyacetic acid(34) synthase CmoB — protein sequence MLFWERPDLLEQLLPNVDMEEVRKRRKIRLPELDLPRGVDLKQVIEPLPTAEDFPGPLEFDFSSDHVSLGKREDLTDEQYALLETAIRQFHPWRKGPWKFFDFEVDAEWRSNLKWDRIAPVLGDISRKRILDVGCGNAYYMFRAAAMNPELIIGLDPSIPFYLMFEMVQRFLQISNMQYERLGCEDLPVFDRCFDWALCMGILYHQRNPVQILRDLRNSLVVGGRAIVESQSIPGDGSMALFPENRYAKARNVYFVPTQDCLVNWVRRAGFKDVEVVSHCPVTTEEQRMTEFMTYHSLAEFLDPEDASKTAEGYPAPWRTVVVGTRKYLD from the coding sequence ATGCTGTTTTGGGAACGCCCCGATTTGCTGGAGCAATTATTACCAAATGTGGACATGGAAGAAGTCCGCAAACGGAGAAAAATCCGGCTTCCTGAACTCGATTTGCCTCGCGGAGTTGATTTGAAGCAGGTTATCGAACCGCTGCCGACTGCCGAGGACTTTCCTGGCCCGCTGGAATTTGACTTTTCCAGCGACCACGTTTCGCTGGGAAAACGCGAAGACCTGACCGACGAACAATACGCTCTGTTGGAAACCGCGATCCGACAGTTTCACCCCTGGCGGAAGGGCCCGTGGAAGTTTTTTGACTTCGAAGTCGACGCAGAATGGCGTTCGAACTTGAAGTGGGATCGCATCGCACCGGTGTTGGGAGACATTTCCAGAAAGCGAATTCTCGACGTCGGCTGCGGCAATGCCTACTACATGTTTCGCGCCGCGGCGATGAATCCGGAGCTGATCATCGGGCTCGATCCGTCGATTCCGTTCTACCTGATGTTCGAAATGGTGCAGCGGTTTTTGCAGATTTCGAACATGCAGTACGAGCGATTGGGCTGCGAAGATTTGCCCGTCTTTGATCGCTGTTTCGATTGGGCGTTGTGCATGGGGATACTTTATCACCAGCGAAACCCGGTGCAGATTTTGCGAGATCTGCGCAACAGCCTGGTCGTCGGTGGCCGCGCGATTGTTGAATCGCAAAGCATTCCAGGCGACGGTTCGATGGCGTTGTTTCCGGAAAACCGCTACGCGAAAGCCCGCAACGTGTACTTCGTTCCGACTCAGGATTGCCTGGTAAACTGGGTTCGCCGGGCCGGATTCAAAGACGTCGAAGTCGTCTCGCACTGTCCGGTGACGACGGAAGAACAACGCATGACCGAGTTCATGACTTATCACTCTCTGGCTGAGTTTCTGGATCCAGAGGACGCCAGCAAAACCGCCGAAGGGTATCCGGCGCCGTGGCGTACGGTCGTTGTCGGGACGCGAAAGTATCTGGATTGA
- the cmoA gene encoding carboxy-S-adenosyl-L-methionine synthase CmoA — MAQIDRLFSEIDPDSGTFSFDENVARVFDDMISRSVPLYADVQRSVPMLAGLLDHDPIRVIDLGCSTGTSLIHLSAMLPQRNLELIGVDNSQPMLDQCEEKLESLDLPHRIETVCDTVQSFEFENASVVLMNYTLQFVPEGDRPALLSRIRDSIRPGGFMLISEKVAHEQATMDDALVELYFEYKRRQGYSELEISRKRDALENVLIPLTTDQNLELISDAGFARAEVLLKWFNFATFLCRV; from the coding sequence GTGGCTCAAATCGATCGACTCTTCAGCGAAATCGATCCCGACTCGGGAACGTTCTCTTTCGACGAAAACGTGGCGAGGGTGTTTGATGATATGATCTCGCGCAGCGTCCCGCTATACGCCGACGTACAACGCAGCGTGCCGATGCTGGCCGGGCTGCTAGACCACGATCCGATTCGCGTGATCGATTTGGGTTGCTCGACAGGGACTTCGCTGATTCACCTGTCAGCGATGCTGCCGCAGCGAAATCTGGAATTGATCGGAGTCGACAATTCGCAGCCGATGTTGGACCAGTGCGAGGAGAAGCTGGAGTCGCTTGATCTGCCACACCGAATCGAAACGGTTTGCGACACGGTTCAGTCATTTGAGTTTGAGAACGCGTCGGTCGTGCTGATGAATTACACGCTGCAGTTTGTTCCCGAAGGCGACCGCCCTGCTCTGCTGAGTCGGATTCGCGATTCGATTCGGCCTGGCGGGTTCATGCTGATCAGCGAAAAGGTGGCTCACGAGCAAGCGACGATGGATGATGCACTCGTCGAGTTGTACTTTGAGTACAAGCGTCGCCAGGGCTATAGCGAGCTGGAGATTTCTCGCAAACGCGATGCGCTGGAGAACGTGCTGATTCCGCTGACGACCGATCAGAATCTGGAGCTGATTTCCGATGCGGGATTCGCCCGAGCCGAAGTGTTGTTGAAGTGGTTTAATTTTGCCACGTTTCTGTGCCGCGTTTGA